In Streptomyces hawaiiensis, one genomic interval encodes:
- the rbsD gene encoding D-ribose pyranase, with protein MKRTGILNRHLAGALAELGHGDGVLVCDAGMPIPDGPRVVDLAFRAGVPAFAEVLDGLLAELVVEGATAARELREANPEASSLLEGHFPGLDLVSHERLKELSAGARLVVRTGEARPYANVLLRCGVFF; from the coding sequence GTGAAGAGGACCGGAATACTGAACCGCCACCTCGCCGGTGCGCTGGCCGAACTCGGTCACGGCGACGGGGTGCTGGTGTGCGACGCGGGCATGCCCATACCCGACGGTCCCCGGGTGGTGGACCTGGCCTTCCGGGCCGGGGTGCCGGCGTTCGCCGAGGTGCTGGACGGGCTGCTGGCCGAGCTGGTGGTCGAGGGGGCGACGGCGGCGCGGGAGCTGCGGGAGGCCAATCCTGAGGCGTCGTCGCTGCTGGAGGGGCACTTCCCCGGGCTGGACCTCGTCTCGCACGAGCGGCTCAAGGAGCTGTCGGCGGGGGCCCGCCTGGTCGTCCGCACGGGCGAGGCACGGCCGTACGCGAACGTCCTGCTGCGGTGCGGCGTCTTCTTCTGA
- a CDS encoding ribokinase yields MYDYDLLVVGSANADLVIGVERRPGAGETVLGSDLAVHPGGKGANQAVAAARLGARTALLARVGDDAHGRLLLDSQREAGVDTVGVLVGGAPTGVALITVDPSGDNSIVVSPGANGRLTPEDVSAAGCLFQGSKVVSAQLEIPLETVVETVRNLAPHSRFVLNPSPPRPLPQEVLAACDPLIVNEHEAKVILGDSAVGDTPEDWARILLAKGPRSVVVTLGAQGALVASAQGFSRVPAVKVDAVDTTGAGDSFTAALAYRLGAGESLAQAAAYAARVGAATVTKEGAQASFPTAAEVAAP; encoded by the coding sequence ATGTACGACTACGACCTCCTGGTCGTGGGGTCGGCCAACGCCGACCTGGTGATCGGGGTGGAGCGCCGGCCCGGTGCCGGCGAGACCGTGCTCGGCTCCGATCTGGCCGTCCACCCGGGCGGCAAGGGCGCGAACCAGGCGGTCGCCGCCGCCCGGCTCGGCGCCCGTACGGCGCTGCTGGCCCGGGTCGGCGACGACGCCCACGGCCGGCTGCTGCTGGACTCGCAGCGCGAGGCGGGCGTCGACACGGTGGGGGTCCTGGTGGGCGGCGCGCCGACCGGGGTCGCGTTGATCACGGTCGACCCGTCCGGGGACAACAGCATCGTCGTCTCGCCCGGCGCCAACGGCCGCCTCACTCCGGAGGACGTCAGCGCCGCAGGGTGCCTCTTCCAGGGCTCCAAGGTGGTGTCGGCGCAGCTGGAGATCCCGCTGGAGACCGTGGTGGAGACCGTACGGAACCTGGCGCCACACAGCCGTTTCGTGCTGAACCCCTCGCCGCCGCGCCCCCTTCCGCAGGAGGTGCTGGCGGCCTGCGACCCGCTGATCGTGAACGAGCACGAGGCGAAGGTGATCCTGGGCGACTCCGCCGTCGGGGACACCCCCGAGGACTGGGCGCGGATCCTCCTCGCCAAGGGCCCGAGGTCGGTGGTGGTGACGCTGGGCGCCCAGGGCGCGCTGGTGGCGTCGGCGCAGGGGTTCTCGCGCGTGCCGGCCGTGAAGGTGGACGCGGTGGACACGACGGGAGCGGGCGACTCCTTCACGGCCGCGCTGGCCTACCGGCTGGGGGCGGGCGAGTCCCTGGCTCAGGCGGCGGCGTACGCGGCGCGGGTGGGTGCCGCGACCGTGACGAAGGAGGGCGCGCAGGCGTCCTTCCCGACGGCGGCGGAGGTCGCCGCACCGTGA
- a CDS encoding substrate-binding domain-containing protein, whose protein sequence is MATDTLKRTTGAGGASGGLRRLLLDNGALTALIVLVVAMSALSGDFLTADNLLNVGVQAAVTAILAFGVTFVIVSAGIDLSVGSVAALSATVLAWSATSAGVPVFLAVLLAIATGIVCGLVNGILISYGKLPPFIATLAMLSVARGLSLVISEGSPIAFPESVSHLGDTLGGWLPVPVLVMIVMGLIAAFVLGRTYIGRSMYAIGGNEEAARLSGLRVKKQKLAIYAFSGVFAAVAGVVLAARLSSAQPQAADGYELDAIAAVVIGGASLAGGTGKASGTLIGALILAVLRNGLNLLNVSAFWQQVVIGVVIALAVLFDTLRRKAGATPVAGASSGGKGKQAVTYGLAAVVTVAIVGATSFLHNGSSATSSPKMGLSLSTLNNPFFVQIRAGAEAEAEKRGVDLTVTDAQNDASQQANQLQNFTSSGLGAIIVNPVDSDAASNSVKAADQAKIPVIAVDRGVNKAPVDALVASDNVAGGELAAKTVADKLGGKGKIVILQGQAGTSAARERAQGFANGLKAFPGIQVVAQQPADFDRTKGLDVMSNLLQAHPDVQGVIAANDEMALGAIKALGSKAGKSVSVVGFDGTPDGLKAVEGGTLYASVAQQPSQLGKIAVDNALRALKGEKVEETVKVPVKVVTKENVAGFSG, encoded by the coding sequence GTGGCCACTGACACGCTCAAGAGAACGACGGGCGCGGGTGGCGCCTCGGGAGGCCTGCGCCGTCTCCTGCTCGACAACGGCGCACTCACCGCACTGATCGTCCTCGTCGTCGCGATGTCGGCCCTGTCCGGCGACTTCCTGACGGCGGACAACCTCCTCAACGTCGGCGTGCAGGCGGCCGTCACCGCCATCCTCGCCTTCGGCGTGACCTTCGTGATCGTCTCGGCGGGCATCGACCTGTCGGTCGGCTCGGTCGCCGCGCTGTCCGCCACGGTCCTCGCCTGGAGCGCCACCTCCGCGGGCGTCCCGGTCTTCCTCGCCGTACTCCTCGCCATAGCGACGGGCATCGTCTGCGGCCTGGTCAACGGCATCCTGATCTCCTACGGCAAGCTGCCGCCGTTCATCGCCACACTGGCCATGCTGTCCGTGGCCCGCGGCCTGTCCCTCGTCATCTCCGAGGGCTCCCCGATCGCCTTCCCCGAGTCGGTCTCCCACCTCGGCGACACGCTCGGCGGCTGGCTGCCGGTGCCGGTCCTGGTGATGATCGTGATGGGCCTGATCGCCGCGTTCGTGCTCGGCCGGACCTACATCGGCCGCTCCATGTACGCGATCGGCGGCAACGAGGAGGCCGCGCGGCTGTCCGGGCTGCGCGTGAAGAAGCAGAAGCTCGCGATCTACGCCTTCTCGGGCGTCTTCGCCGCGGTCGCCGGTGTGGTGCTCGCCGCCCGTCTGTCCTCCGCGCAGCCCCAGGCCGCCGACGGCTACGAGCTGGACGCGATCGCCGCCGTCGTCATCGGCGGTGCCTCCCTCGCGGGCGGCACCGGCAAGGCGTCCGGCACGCTCATCGGCGCCCTGATCCTGGCCGTGCTGCGCAACGGGCTGAACCTGCTGAACGTCTCCGCGTTCTGGCAGCAGGTCGTCATCGGTGTGGTCATCGCGCTGGCGGTGCTGTTCGACACGCTGCGGCGCAAGGCGGGGGCGACCCCGGTGGCCGGTGCTTCTTCAGGGGGCAAGGGCAAGCAGGCGGTGACGTACGGGCTCGCGGCCGTGGTCACCGTCGCGATCGTCGGCGCCACGTCCTTCCTGCACAACGGCTCCTCCGCCACGAGCAGCCCCAAGATGGGCCTGTCGCTGTCCACCCTCAACAACCCCTTCTTCGTACAGATCCGGGCGGGCGCCGAGGCCGAGGCGGAGAAGCGGGGCGTGGACCTGACCGTCACCGACGCTCAGAACGACGCGTCCCAGCAGGCCAACCAGCTGCAGAACTTCACCAGTTCCGGCCTCGGCGCGATCATCGTCAACCCGGTGGACTCGGACGCCGCGAGCAACTCCGTCAAGGCCGCCGACCAGGCGAAGATCCCGGTCATCGCGGTCGACCGGGGCGTCAACAAGGCGCCGGTGGACGCTCTCGTCGCCTCCGACAACGTCGCCGGCGGTGAACTCGCCGCCAAGACCGTCGCCGACAAGCTGGGCGGCAAGGGCAAGATCGTGATCCTCCAGGGCCAGGCGGGCACCTCCGCGGCCCGGGAGCGCGCACAGGGCTTCGCGAACGGCCTCAAGGCCTTCCCGGGCATCCAGGTCGTCGCCCAGCAGCCCGCCGACTTCGACCGCACCAAGGGCCTCGACGTCATGTCGAACCTGCTCCAGGCCCACCCGGACGTCCAGGGCGTCATCGCCGCCAACGACGAGATGGCCCTCGGCGCGATCAAGGCGCTGGGCTCCAAGGCCGGCAAGTCCGTCTCGGTCGTCGGCTTCGACGGCACGCCGGACGGACTGAAGGCGGTCGAGGGCGGCACGCTGTACGCGTCCGTGGCGCAGCAGCCGTCCCAGCTCGGGAAGATCGCCGTGGACAACGCCCTGCGGGCCCTGAAGGGCGAGAAGGTCGAGGAGACGGTGAAGGTGCCGGTGAAGGTGGTCACGAAGGAGAACGTGGCCGGCTTCAGCGGCTGA
- a CDS encoding sugar ABC transporter ATP-binding protein: protein MSNADELLRIEGIRKTFPGVVALDGVDFDLRRGEVHVLLGENGAGKSTLIKMLSGAYTPDAGRILVGGEETRIQGAQDSERLGIATIYQEFNLVPDLTVAENIFLGRQPRRFGMIDRKRMEADAEVLLKRVGVNVSPRARVRELGIARLQMVEIAKALSLNARVLIMDEPTAVLTSEEVDKLFAIVRTLREDGVGIVFITHHLEEIAALGDRVTVIRDGRSVGQVPAATPEDELVRLMVGRSIEQQYPRERADRGSALLTVEGLTRDGVFHDVSFEVHAGEVVGIAGLVGAGRTEVVRAVFGADSYDKGTVKVSGASIAKYDVNAAMTAGIGLIPEDRKGQGLVLDASVEENLGLVTLRSATRAGLVDLKGQREAAERIAKQLGVRMAGLGQHVRTLSGGNQQKVVIGKWLLADTKVLILDEPTRGIDVGAKVEIYQLVNELTAAGAAVLMISSDLPEVLGMSDRVLVMAQGRIAGELSADEATQDAVMALAVSTPPTTTTTGTEASRGH from the coding sequence GTGAGCAACGCGGACGAGTTGCTGCGCATCGAGGGCATACGGAAAACCTTCCCGGGCGTGGTCGCGCTGGACGGCGTCGACTTCGATCTGCGCCGGGGCGAGGTGCACGTACTGCTCGGTGAGAACGGTGCGGGCAAGAGCACCCTCATCAAGATGCTCTCCGGCGCCTACACCCCCGACGCCGGGCGGATCCTGGTCGGCGGTGAGGAGACGCGCATCCAGGGTGCGCAGGACTCCGAGCGGCTCGGGATCGCCACCATCTACCAGGAGTTCAACCTCGTACCCGACCTCACGGTCGCCGAGAACATCTTCCTCGGGCGCCAGCCGCGCCGCTTCGGGATGATCGACCGCAAGCGGATGGAGGCCGACGCCGAGGTCCTGCTGAAGCGGGTCGGCGTGAACGTCTCGCCCCGCGCGCGGGTCCGCGAGCTCGGTATCGCGCGGCTGCAGATGGTCGAGATCGCCAAGGCCCTCAGCCTGAACGCCCGCGTGCTGATCATGGACGAACCGACCGCCGTGCTCACCTCCGAGGAGGTCGACAAGCTCTTCGCGATCGTGCGCACGCTGCGCGAGGACGGCGTCGGGATCGTCTTCATCACCCACCACCTGGAGGAGATCGCCGCGCTCGGCGACCGGGTGACGGTCATCCGGGACGGCAGGAGCGTCGGCCAGGTGCCCGCCGCCACGCCCGAGGACGAGCTGGTGCGGCTCATGGTCGGGCGCTCCATCGAGCAGCAGTACCCGCGCGAACGCGCCGACCGGGGTTCCGCGTTGCTCACCGTCGAGGGACTGACCCGGGACGGCGTCTTCCACGACGTCAGCTTCGAGGTGCACGCCGGTGAGGTCGTCGGCATCGCGGGGCTGGTCGGCGCCGGTCGTACGGAGGTCGTACGGGCGGTCTTCGGGGCCGACTCGTACGACAAGGGCACGGTGAAGGTCTCCGGCGCCTCCATCGCCAAGTACGACGTCAACGCGGCGATGACCGCCGGTATCGGGCTCATCCCCGAGGACCGCAAGGGCCAGGGCCTGGTGCTGGACGCCTCGGTCGAGGAGAACCTCGGGCTGGTGACCCTGCGGTCGGCCACGCGCGCCGGGCTCGTCGACCTCAAGGGCCAGCGCGAGGCCGCCGAACGCATCGCCAAGCAGCTCGGGGTGCGGATGGCCGGACTCGGCCAGCATGTCCGCACCCTCTCCGGTGGCAACCAGCAGAAGGTCGTCATCGGCAAGTGGCTGCTCGCCGACACCAAGGTGCTGATCCTCGACGAGCCGACGCGCGGCATCGACGTCGGCGCCAAGGTCGAGATCTACCAGCTCGTCAACGAACTCACCGCCGCCGGCGCCGCCGTCCTGATGATCTCCAGCGATCTGCCCGAGGTGCTCGGCATGAGCGACCGGGTGCTGGTGATGGCCCAGGGCCGGATCGCCGGTGAACTCTCCGCCGACGAGGCGACCCAGGACGCCGTGATGGCACTCGCCGTCAGCACTCCCCCGACCACGACCACGACCGGAACGGAGGCCTCCCGTGGCCACTGA
- a CDS encoding LacI family DNA-binding transcriptional regulator, whose product MASIKDVAAEAGVSVATVSRVLNDHPSVSADARTRVLAAVETLGYRPNAVARSLRTDQTHTLGLVISDVLNPYFTELARSVEEEARALGYSVIIGNADERPDLQDHHVRTLLDRRIDGLLVSPTDGGSPLMLDAARAGTPMVFVDRWIPGVDVPVVRADGRAAVRDLVAHLHGLGHRRLAIIAGPAATTTGQERVEAFREALGAYGLELPDAYIGQGDFQAESGRLVTEGFLDLAEPPEVVFAADNLMALGALDAVRARGLRVPDDLALAAFDDVRWFVHTDPPITAIAQPTGELGRAAVRALVDRIEGRPGESVTLPARLVVRRSCGEDPTPVQRSTT is encoded by the coding sequence GTGGCCAGCATCAAGGACGTCGCTGCCGAGGCCGGCGTCTCCGTCGCCACGGTCTCGCGCGTCCTGAACGACCATCCGTCGGTCAGCGCCGACGCACGCACCCGCGTGCTGGCCGCCGTCGAGACCCTGGGCTACCGCCCGAACGCCGTCGCCCGCTCCCTGCGCACCGACCAGACCCACACCCTCGGCCTGGTCATCAGCGACGTACTGAACCCGTACTTCACCGAGCTGGCCCGCTCCGTCGAGGAGGAGGCCCGCGCGCTCGGCTACAGCGTCATCATCGGCAACGCCGACGAACGGCCGGACCTCCAGGACCACCACGTACGCACCCTCCTCGACCGCCGCATCGACGGCCTGCTCGTCTCTCCCACGGACGGCGGCTCGCCGCTGATGCTGGACGCCGCGCGGGCCGGGACGCCCATGGTCTTCGTCGACCGCTGGATCCCGGGCGTGGACGTGCCGGTCGTCCGGGCGGACGGGCGGGCCGCCGTACGGGACCTCGTGGCGCATCTGCACGGGCTCGGGCACCGGCGGCTCGCGATCATCGCGGGCCCGGCGGCGACCACGACCGGCCAGGAGCGCGTCGAGGCCTTCCGGGAGGCGCTCGGCGCGTACGGGCTGGAACTGCCCGACGCCTACATAGGGCAGGGCGACTTCCAGGCCGAGAGCGGTCGTCTGGTCACCGAGGGCTTCCTCGACCTGGCCGAGCCGCCCGAGGTCGTCTTCGCGGCCGACAACCTGATGGCGCTCGGCGCGCTGGACGCCGTACGCGCGCGTGGCCTGCGCGTACCGGACGACCTCGCGCTGGCCGCGTTCGACGACGTCCGGTGGTTCGTGCACACCGATCCGCCGATCACCGCGATCGCCCAGCCCACGGGCGAGCTGGGCCGGGCCGCCGTACGGGCCCTGGTCGACCGCATCGAGGGGCGGCCCGGTGAGTCCGTCACCCTCCCCGCCCGTCTCGTCGTACGCCGCTCGTGCGGCGAGGACCCCACCCCAGTGCAAAGGAGCACGACGTGA
- a CDS encoding dihydrofolate reductase family protein, translated as MSQLLRVQNFNVSSDGFGAGEHQSLERPFGHADPGTMFAWAGATASWPNRTDPGGSRGLDDYLTRDFHNNIGAEIMGRNKFSPQRGPWQDHEWQGWWGDEPPFHTPVFVMTHHERPSFTLSDTTFHFVGGDPAEVLAQARKAAGGKDVRLGGGATTIRQFLDADLVDTLHVTVSPGVVLGSGSRLWESPEELLDRFHRDVVPSPSGVVHHLFWRK; from the coding sequence GTGTCCCAGCTGCTGCGCGTGCAGAATTTCAATGTCTCGAGTGACGGATTCGGTGCCGGTGAGCACCAGAGCCTGGAGCGGCCGTTCGGCCATGCCGATCCCGGCACGATGTTCGCCTGGGCCGGGGCCACGGCGAGCTGGCCGAACCGTACCGACCCCGGTGGCAGCCGCGGCCTCGACGACTACCTGACGCGCGACTTCCACAACAACATCGGCGCCGAGATCATGGGCCGCAACAAGTTCAGCCCCCAGCGCGGCCCTTGGCAGGACCACGAGTGGCAGGGCTGGTGGGGCGACGAGCCCCCGTTCCACACGCCGGTGTTCGTCATGACCCACCACGAGCGCCCCTCGTTCACCCTCTCCGACACCACGTTCCACTTCGTCGGCGGGGATCCGGCCGAGGTCCTCGCCCAAGCGCGCAAGGCGGCCGGGGGCAAGGACGTCCGGCTCGGCGGAGGGGCGACGACCATCCGGCAGTTCCTGGACGCCGACTTGGTGGATACGCTGCACGTGACGGTATCGCCCGGCGTGGTGCTCGGGTCCGGCTCACGACTGTGGGAGTCCCCCGAGGAACTGCTCGACCGCTTCCACCGCGACGTCGTGCCGAGCCCGAGCGGGGTGGTGCATCACCTGTTCTGGAGGAAGTGA
- a CDS encoding helix-turn-helix domain-containing protein, producing MDEHRMLRTPRQKYGEEMRLRRTAARLTQEELGDQVVCSPTLISHFEAGRRLPKPDDAQRIDRALGTDGFFARWLEDLESHYTDHFAAVAELEQLATHIQQFALSLVPGVLQTDDYARALFRAYRPNHTTEELDELVVIRTQRRRILDGPAQPVVWTLLDEAVLRRRVGGPQVMAEQLHKVADMAESGRLRLHVLPYGVGAHALMQSLLTLMTFEDSAPVAYVEGFQTGNLMDDPALVSACQTAYALALSDALSQQESLALVRAAAEEHTHDRQ from the coding sequence ATGGACGAACACCGCATGCTTCGAACGCCGCGTCAGAAGTACGGGGAGGAGATGCGGCTGAGGCGGACCGCCGCCCGCCTCACCCAGGAGGAACTGGGCGACCAAGTGGTGTGCTCGCCCACGCTGATCAGTCATTTCGAGGCGGGCAGACGCCTTCCCAAGCCGGATGACGCGCAACGGATCGACCGGGCTCTGGGGACGGACGGGTTCTTCGCGCGGTGGTTGGAGGACCTGGAGTCGCACTACACCGACCATTTCGCGGCGGTGGCCGAGCTGGAGCAACTGGCAACTCACATCCAGCAGTTCGCACTCTCTCTGGTTCCCGGAGTGCTTCAGACCGACGACTACGCACGCGCCCTGTTCCGGGCCTACCGTCCGAACCACACGACCGAAGAACTTGACGAGCTCGTTGTCATTCGAACGCAACGCCGTCGAATCCTCGACGGGCCGGCTCAGCCTGTCGTCTGGACGCTGCTCGACGAGGCAGTCCTCCGCCGTCGCGTCGGCGGACCTCAGGTCATGGCGGAGCAGTTGCACAAAGTCGCGGACATGGCCGAGTCGGGACGGTTGCGCCTGCACGTCCTCCCCTACGGCGTGGGGGCGCACGCACTCATGCAGAGTCTGCTCACGCTCATGACCTTCGAGGACTCGGCCCCGGTTGCCTACGTCGAGGGCTTCCAGACCGGCAACTTGATGGACGATCCGGCTCTGGTGAGTGCCTGTCAGACCGCTTACGCTCTGGCGCTGAGCGACGCGTTGTCGCAGCAGGAGTCACTGGCCCTCGTCAGGGCGGCAGCGGAGGAACATACGCATGATCGACAGTGA
- a CDS encoding DUF397 domain-containing protein yields MIDSEHIAPTCWYKSSYSGGDQGECLEVAPGHPDVPVRDSKATHGPALVFSRSGWAAFVAAVKDGHIRGWAGSEAPVSRC; encoded by the coding sequence ATGATCGACAGTGAGCACATCGCTCCCACCTGCTGGTACAAGTCCAGCTACAGCGGAGGCGATCAAGGCGAGTGCCTCGAAGTCGCCCCCGGCCACCCCGACGTGCCGGTGCGGGACAGCAAGGCCACTCACGGCCCCGCCCTGGTCTTCTCGCGGAGCGGCTGGGCGGCGTTCGTCGCCGCCGTCAAGGATGGGCACATCAGGGGCTGGGCAGGCAGCGAGGCACCGGTCAGCCGGTGCTGA
- a CDS encoding sugar phosphate isomerase/epimerase family protein: MKLAFSTLGVPGLPLPDVLRLATAHGYHGVELRTHPEEPVHTGLGPAERADVAAEFKGAGVELLGLAGYARVAAPGDDEPVLAEIRALLDLAHDLGAPYVRVFPGGDLDVQTPEEADATAARRLGTAAEHANDLGVRILLETHDSHRTAADAMRILGLVGHRQVGALWDVMHTWLGGEQPSETYAALSPHLGYVQVKDIASPDDTTPLSLGAGVLPLAECVEVLSRHGWDGWLCWEYEKRWYEEAAPLPDLLGPGSEHLSRLLNDSA; the protein is encoded by the coding sequence ATGAAGCTGGCGTTCTCCACCCTCGGTGTCCCCGGCCTGCCCCTGCCCGACGTCCTGCGGCTCGCGACCGCCCACGGCTATCACGGCGTGGAGCTGCGCACCCACCCCGAGGAACCGGTCCACACCGGCCTCGGCCCCGCCGAACGCGCGGACGTCGCGGCCGAGTTCAAGGGAGCGGGCGTAGAGCTCCTCGGCCTGGCGGGCTACGCACGGGTCGCCGCGCCGGGCGACGACGAGCCCGTCCTGGCCGAGATCCGTGCCCTCCTCGACCTCGCCCACGACCTGGGCGCCCCGTACGTCCGGGTCTTCCCCGGCGGCGACCTCGATGTCCAGACCCCCGAGGAGGCCGACGCGACGGCCGCCCGACGCCTGGGCACGGCCGCCGAACACGCCAATGACCTGGGCGTACGCATCCTCCTCGAAACCCACGACTCGCACCGCACCGCCGCCGACGCGATGCGGATCCTCGGCCTCGTCGGCCACCGCCAGGTCGGCGCCCTCTGGGACGTGATGCACACCTGGCTCGGCGGCGAACAGCCCTCCGAGACCTACGCGGCGCTCTCCCCCCACCTCGGCTACGTCCAGGTCAAGGACATCGCCTCCCCCGACGACACGACCCCCCTGTCCCTCGGCGCGGGCGTCCTCCCGCTGGCCGAATGCGTCGAGGTCCTCTCCCGTCACGGCTGGGACGGCTGGCTCTGCTGGGAGTACGAGAAGCGCTGGTACGAGGAGGCGGCGCCCCTGCCCGATCTCCTGGGACCGGGGAGTGAGCACTTGAGCAGGTTGCTGAACGACTCGGCGTGA
- a CDS encoding bifunctional helix-turn-helix transcriptional regulator/GNAT family N-acetyltransferase: MTVQDVRSFNRFYTNVIGALDYGRRLYAPYTLTESRVLYELAHAPRTDAADLRAQLHLDAGYLTRILNKFEEDGLVERGPSETDSRRRRVTLTASGREAAALLDERARQSVGAMLDTVRAEDRPRLADAMRTVRTILGDGRASRPEDVLLREPAPGDLGWIVQRNAALYAAEYGFDADYEGLVARIVADYGEDHDPHLERTWIAELDGRPVGCVMCVRDDAPGAARLRLLLVEPDARGLGIGDRLVGALVAFAREAGYREVVLWTNDILAAARRIYQRHGFVLVAEKPHRSFGRDLTGQDWRLDLHATPG; this comes from the coding sequence ATGACCGTCCAGGACGTCCGCTCCTTCAACCGCTTCTACACGAACGTCATCGGCGCGCTCGACTACGGCCGCCGGCTCTACGCCCCCTACACCCTCACCGAGTCCCGCGTGCTCTACGAGCTGGCGCACGCACCCCGTACGGACGCCGCCGACCTGCGGGCGCAGCTGCACCTGGACGCCGGGTACCTGACCCGCATCCTGAACAAGTTCGAGGAGGACGGACTGGTCGAGCGCGGCCCGTCCGAGACGGACTCGCGCCGCCGCCGCGTCACGCTCACCGCGTCCGGGCGGGAGGCCGCCGCGCTGCTCGACGAGCGGGCGCGGCAGTCGGTCGGGGCGATGCTGGACACGGTCCGGGCCGAGGACCGGCCGCGGCTGGCGGACGCCATGCGCACCGTCCGGACGATCCTGGGCGACGGCCGGGCCTCACGCCCCGAGGACGTCTTGCTGCGCGAGCCCGCCCCCGGCGACCTCGGCTGGATCGTGCAGCGCAACGCCGCGCTGTACGCGGCCGAGTACGGCTTCGACGCCGACTACGAGGGGCTGGTGGCGAGGATCGTCGCCGACTACGGCGAGGACCACGACCCGCACCTGGAGCGGACCTGGATCGCCGAGCTGGACGGCCGGCCGGTGGGGTGCGTGATGTGCGTACGGGACGACGCGCCCGGCGCCGCCCGGCTGCGGCTCCTGCTCGTCGAGCCGGACGCACGCGGCCTCGGCATCGGCGACCGCCTCGTCGGCGCGCTCGTCGCCTTCGCGCGCGAGGCCGGCTACCGCGAGGTCGTCCTGTGGACCAACGACATCCTCGCCGCGGCCCGCCGCATCTACCAGCGCCACGGTTTCGTGCTGGTCGCGGAGAAACCGCACCGCTCCTTCGGCCGGGATCTGACCGGCCAGGACTGGCGGCTGGATCTTCACGCAACACCAGGGTGA
- a CDS encoding dihydrofolate reductase family protein: protein MRTLISTAFISLDGVVEAPGGEPGYRNSGWTFKDVEFLPEAFEIKGREQKEATAMMMGRTSYEAFSPVWPDMEDFADYKVMPKYVVSTTLTEDDLVSNWGETTILRSLDDVAALKETEGGPIIVHGSASLTRALSDAGLIDRYHLLVFPLLLGAGKRLFSATDKDTQKLRLVEHEAYANGLQKNVFDVVR from the coding sequence ATGCGCACCCTGATCAGCACCGCTTTCATCTCGCTCGACGGCGTCGTGGAGGCCCCGGGCGGCGAGCCCGGATACCGGAACTCCGGGTGGACCTTCAAGGACGTCGAGTTCCTTCCCGAGGCATTCGAGATCAAGGGCCGGGAGCAGAAGGAAGCCACCGCGATGATGATGGGCCGCACCAGCTATGAGGCGTTCAGTCCGGTGTGGCCCGACATGGAGGATTTCGCCGACTACAAGGTGATGCCGAAGTACGTCGTCTCCACCACCCTCACCGAGGACGACCTGGTGTCGAACTGGGGCGAGACGACGATCCTGCGCTCGCTCGACGACGTCGCCGCGCTGAAGGAGACCGAGGGCGGCCCGATCATCGTCCACGGCAGCGCCTCCCTGACCCGGGCCCTTTCGGACGCCGGCCTGATCGACCGCTACCACCTGCTCGTCTTTCCGCTCCTGCTCGGGGCGGGCAAGCGGCTCTTCAGCGCCACGGACAAGGACACCCAGAAGCTGCGGCTCGTCGAGCACGAGGCCTACGCCAACGGTCTGCAGAAGAACGTCTTCGACGTCGTTCGCTGA